One Anolis carolinensis isolate JA03-04 chromosome 4, rAnoCar3.1.pri, whole genome shotgun sequence DNA window includes the following coding sequences:
- the smim13 gene encoding small integral membrane protein 13 produces the protein MWQSIGLTLLSLLATLACVLLFMLCGWYVVWQLFLSKFKFLRELIGDTGSQQGDSEVTEPEAEQDAPSTPQRSRQKSARQRRIPVEDD, from the exons ATGTGGCAAAGCATTGGCCTGACCCTGCTGTCACTGCTGGCCACTTTGGCTTGTGTCCTGCTCTTCATGCTTTGTG GTTGGTACGTGGTCTGGCAGCTCTTCTTATCCAAGTTCAAGTTTCTACGAGAGCTGATAGGAGACACAGGGTCCCAACAAGGGGATAGTGAAGTCACCGAGCCAGAAGCGGAACAGGATGCGCCTTCTACTCCACAAAGAAGTCGGCAGAAATCAGCACGTCAGCGAAGGATCCCTGTCGAAGATGATTAA